The following proteins come from a genomic window of Gemmatimonadaceae bacterium:
- a CDS encoding sigma-70 family RNA polymerase sigma factor translates to MTHHSAARRVAVTSHGRAIRGARMATEMTDESPAPPAWAAATIDSAVADAVRRARAGDVDAFGIVYRVHAPAIHALCRRMLGNEQDARDALQDVFVRAWEKLGSFRGESALRTWLHRLGINVILERLRASRRDALRFDDQAGDVAPSGSTPAERAEAAIDVAAALDRLPNGARIVLVLYDIEGYSHEEIAAMTGIAPGTSRAQLWRARRHLSRILGA, encoded by the coding sequence ATGACGCACCACTCTGCGGCTCGGCGCGTGGCCGTGACGTCGCACGGCCGCGCGATCCGGGGTGCGCGCATGGCGACCGAGATGACGGATGAATCGCCTGCGCCGCCGGCGTGGGCGGCGGCGACAATCGACTCGGCCGTCGCCGACGCGGTGCGCCGGGCGCGCGCCGGGGACGTGGACGCGTTCGGGATCGTGTACCGCGTCCACGCCCCGGCGATCCACGCGTTGTGCCGTCGCATGTTAGGCAACGAGCAGGACGCGCGCGACGCGCTCCAGGACGTATTCGTGCGGGCCTGGGAAAAGTTGGGATCGTTTCGCGGGGAGAGCGCGCTGCGCACGTGGCTGCATCGGTTGGGCATCAACGTGATCCTGGAGCGGCTGCGCGCCAGCCGCCGGGACGCGCTCCGATTCGACGACCAGGCGGGCGACGTCGCGCCGTCGGGCTCGACACCGGCCGAGCGCGCCGAGGCGGCGATCGACGTGGCGGCGGCACTGGACCGGCTGCCTAACGGCGCGCGAATCGTGCTCGTGCTGTACGACATCGAAGGCTACTCGCACGAGGAAATCGCGGCGATGACGGGCATTGCGCCCGGCACGTCGCGCGCGCAGCTCTGGCGCGCGCGACGCCATCTCTCGAGGATACTCGGCGCATGA
- a CDS encoding PAS domain-containing sensor histidine kinase codes for MFVEHIADLAIYAVDARATVLSWNLGAEHCTGFAPNEMIGQPMSRLYTTTDLASNLPARELEQAMSVGRYECEGWRVRRDGSQFWAKVIFTALHDQDDTLAGFGIVLQDLTAQREMERQEYEHALQLAARDAARIEAEKRARDLADLVDQISAQAVELDRRRVEADAANRAKTDFLAAMSHELLTPLNAIGGYASLLSMGLRGPLTNEQRSDVDRIRGSQLQLLGLINDLLNFSRIESGRVPFSLDDVVLSEVVREVTERMAPQVSARRLIEDRVDCPDAVVARADRRKVEQILLNLLSNAVKYTAPGGRLTWSCSAAGERARLTIRDTGRGIPADRLEDIFEPFVQVGRGFARPDEGAGLGLAISRDLARAMGGDLMVESEPNVGSAFTLVLPRAR; via the coding sequence ATGTTCGTCGAGCACATCGCGGATCTCGCGATCTACGCCGTGGATGCTCGCGCGACGGTTCTGAGTTGGAATCTCGGCGCCGAGCATTGCACGGGGTTCGCGCCGAACGAGATGATCGGCCAGCCGATGTCTCGCTTGTACACGACGACGGACCTGGCCAGCAACCTCCCGGCACGCGAGCTCGAGCAGGCGATGTCCGTTGGGCGCTACGAGTGTGAGGGATGGCGGGTGCGTCGGGATGGGTCGCAATTCTGGGCGAAGGTCATCTTCACCGCTCTCCACGACCAAGATGACACGCTCGCTGGTTTCGGCATCGTGCTGCAAGATCTCACGGCCCAGCGTGAGATGGAGCGGCAGGAGTATGAGCACGCGCTGCAACTGGCTGCTCGCGACGCCGCGCGCATCGAGGCGGAGAAACGCGCTCGGGATCTCGCCGACTTGGTCGATCAGATCAGCGCGCAGGCGGTGGAGCTGGATCGCCGGCGGGTGGAGGCGGATGCGGCGAACCGCGCCAAGACGGATTTTCTCGCGGCGATGTCGCACGAGTTGCTCACGCCGCTCAACGCGATCGGCGGGTACGCATCGTTGCTGTCGATGGGGTTGCGTGGCCCGCTCACGAACGAGCAGCGGTCCGACGTGGATCGCATTCGCGGGAGTCAGCTTCAGCTGCTCGGCCTGATCAACGATCTGTTGAATTTCAGCCGGATCGAGTCGGGTCGGGTTCCGTTTTCGCTGGACGACGTGGTGCTGTCGGAGGTCGTCCGCGAGGTGACCGAGCGGATGGCGCCGCAAGTGTCGGCGCGGCGGCTGATCGAGGACCGAGTGGATTGCCCCGACGCGGTAGTCGCGCGCGCGGACCGCAGGAAGGTGGAACAGATTCTTCTGAATTTGTTGTCCAACGCGGTGAAGTACACGGCGCCGGGCGGCCGGCTCACGTGGTCGTGTTCGGCGGCCGGGGAGCGCGCGCGTCTCACGATACGCGACACGGGCCGGGGCATTCCGGCGGACCGATTGGAGGACATCTTCGAGCCGTTCGTGCAGGTGGGCCGGGGGTTCGCGCGGCCGGACGAAGGCGCTGGGTTAGGCCTGGCGATCAGCCGGGATCTGGCGCGTGCGATGGGCGGCGACCTGATGGTAGAGAGCGAGCCGAACGTGGGGTCGGCCTTCACGCTGGTCCTGCCGCGCGCTCGTTAG
- a CDS encoding NADPH-dependent F420 reductase, with protein MRIAIIGAGHVGGTLGRRWATANDARHTVVFGLRPGDEPDAQLGEFIEGSGGAARALPVRDAARDAEVVVFATPWKATQEAVQSAGPLTGKIVIDCTNPFAPGLTGLDVPDGGSAGEAVASWAPGARVVKAFNTTGFNIMANPVFPEGPATMFYCGDDASAKRVAHGLAAELGFEPIDAGPLSRARVLESMALLWVSLAMGGVSGGTELGRDIAFRLARRKSAA; from the coding sequence ATGCGCATAGCGATCATTGGGGCAGGGCACGTGGGCGGGACGCTGGGTCGCCGGTGGGCGACGGCGAACGACGCGCGCCACACGGTGGTATTCGGATTGCGACCCGGCGACGAGCCGGATGCACAGTTAGGCGAGTTCATCGAAGGGTCGGGCGGCGCCGCGCGCGCCCTTCCGGTGCGGGACGCGGCGCGCGACGCCGAGGTGGTGGTGTTCGCCACGCCGTGGAAGGCGACGCAGGAGGCGGTGCAGTCGGCCGGCCCGCTCACGGGCAAGATCGTGATCGACTGCACGAATCCATTCGCTCCAGGCCTAACGGGCCTCGATGTCCCGGACGGCGGCTCGGCCGGGGAGGCGGTGGCGTCGTGGGCGCCGGGCGCGCGCGTCGTGAAAGCGTTCAACACGACCGGATTCAACATCATGGCGAACCCGGTGTTTCCCGAGGGGCCGGCGACGATGTTTTATTGCGGCGACGATGCGTCGGCCAAGCGCGTCGCGCACGGGCTCGCGGCGGAGCTGGGGTTCGAGCCGATCGACGCCGGTCCGTTGTCGCGCGCGCGGGTGCTCGAGAGCATGGCGTTGTTGTGGGTGAGTCTGGCGATGGGCGGCGTGTCGGGCGGCACGGAGCTCGGCCGCGACATCGCCTTCCGGCTGGCGCGGCGCAAGTCCGCGGCGTGA
- a CDS encoding heavy-metal-associated domain-containing protein produces MERVTILIDGMSCGHCVAAVRRALGAVPGVTVEQIELGSATLAYDAGAASLDRIRAAVRAEGYVPRDDAGAPGAA; encoded by the coding sequence ATGGAACGGGTGACCATCCTGATCGACGGCATGTCGTGCGGCCACTGCGTGGCCGCGGTCCGCCGCGCGTTAGGCGCAGTGCCGGGCGTGACCGTGGAACAGATCGAGCTCGGCTCGGCGACGCTCGCCTACGACGCGGGCGCGGCCTCGCTCGACCGCATCCGCGCCGCCGTGCGCGCCGAGGGCTACGTGCCGCGCGACGATGCCGGAGCGCCGGGGGCGGCATGA
- a CDS encoding ABC transporter permease — translation MGLSIRKLVRRIRALVRPGALDRELDEEVRLHVALEAKELERLHHLSPADARRRALVAFGGIERYKEAHRDARGTRWLDELQQDIRYAARALRRGPTFTISAVAILALGIGACTAVFSVLDAVVISHLPYPNDDRLVQIFERNSPTNQWPLSVADFQAIQAWQRSFTDVGLLRQTDVSVAAGGAPQRLPVGYVTSGFLRTLGVKPAVGRPLGPADDAPGAPPAAVVTHHFAVEHLGGDRAALGKTVDVDDIAYSVVGVLDARYTSLGGRRGEVWPDARLKPPDRRGPFGMVVIGRLKDGLTIADAARDLERVSRREFVVWQASFQDHDAKLVPVSLRRVMLGDAPKTLALFSAAVVLVMLIAVSNVAGLMLVRAAGRWREVSLRAVLGATRARVARLLITESIMVSLAGAAAGVALGTLGVRVMLVVGPRVSRLAEAHVHVRAIVFAVVVALISGLIIGAYPVIHLARERSAAGVLGGERSVGGTRGARMLRAAFVVAEFALALPLLAAAALLLNSVLRLQRTSPGFDPSHVLTVNVSLPSARYSPINGSDTAISSYWTRALNDVREVPGVVAAGLADQLPLSGGNLNENNFDLVDKPVPAGTAQPVTPWTVVTKDYFAALGVRLLDGRMFLPSDTGGQHPVLLVSRSWANRYFPDGTAIGRKLVSGGCTSCPLVTVIGIVSDVTYTHLGDPPEGVYEPMTEGWGRTLALVVRTSGDPAAAIPAIGAALRSVEPSVTVADALPMADRLSASIADPRHAASLVAGVAIVAALLAAIGVFGTLSYTVSMRRREIGVRLALGARRRAVTGMIVGRGMAHAGLGAAIGVLAALLATRWLRSKLFEVSPTDPLTFGLVIVVLLMVALAASWAPARRAARIDLAEAIRDA, via the coding sequence ATGGGCCTGTCCATTCGGAAGTTGGTGCGGCGCATCCGCGCGTTGGTGCGGCCCGGTGCGCTCGACCGCGAGCTCGATGAGGAGGTGCGGCTGCACGTGGCACTCGAGGCGAAGGAGCTCGAGCGGCTGCATCATCTGTCGCCAGCGGACGCGCGACGCCGGGCGTTGGTCGCGTTCGGCGGCATCGAGCGATACAAGGAGGCGCACCGCGACGCGCGCGGCACCCGGTGGCTCGACGAGTTGCAGCAGGACATCCGCTACGCGGCGCGCGCGCTCCGCCGCGGCCCGACGTTCACGATTTCCGCCGTCGCCATCCTTGCGTTAGGCATCGGCGCGTGCACGGCGGTGTTCAGCGTGCTCGACGCCGTCGTCATCTCGCACCTGCCGTATCCCAACGACGACCGCCTCGTGCAGATCTTCGAGCGCAACTCCCCCACCAACCAGTGGCCGTTGTCGGTCGCCGACTTCCAGGCCATCCAGGCGTGGCAGCGCAGCTTCACCGACGTCGGATTGCTGCGGCAGACCGACGTGTCCGTCGCCGCGGGCGGTGCGCCGCAGCGCCTGCCCGTTGGCTACGTGACGTCCGGCTTCCTGCGGACGTTGGGCGTGAAGCCGGCGGTCGGCCGCCCGCTGGGTCCAGCCGACGACGCGCCCGGCGCCCCGCCCGCGGCGGTCGTGACCCACCACTTCGCCGTCGAGCATCTGGGGGGCGACCGGGCTGCGTTAGGCAAGACCGTCGACGTCGATGACATCGCGTATTCCGTCGTCGGCGTGCTCGATGCGCGCTACACCTCGCTCGGCGGCCGCCGCGGCGAGGTGTGGCCCGACGCGCGGCTCAAACCGCCGGATCGCCGCGGCCCCTTCGGCATGGTCGTCATCGGCCGGCTCAAGGACGGCCTCACCATCGCCGATGCGGCTCGCGATCTCGAGCGCGTGAGCCGCCGCGAGTTCGTCGTGTGGCAGGCGAGCTTTCAGGACCACGACGCGAAGCTGGTCCCGGTTTCGCTGCGGCGCGTGATGCTCGGCGATGCCCCGAAGACGCTCGCTCTCTTCAGCGCGGCCGTCGTGCTCGTCATGCTCATCGCGGTGTCGAACGTGGCCGGCCTGATGCTGGTCCGCGCGGCCGGCCGGTGGCGCGAAGTGTCCCTGCGCGCGGTGCTCGGCGCCACGCGGGCGCGCGTGGCGCGCCTCCTGATCACGGAAAGCATCATGGTGTCGCTGGCCGGCGCCGCCGCCGGCGTCGCGTTAGGCACGTTGGGCGTGCGCGTCATGCTCGTCGTCGGGCCGCGGGTGTCGCGGCTCGCCGAGGCGCACGTCCACGTGCGGGCCATCGTGTTCGCCGTCGTGGTCGCGTTGATCTCGGGGCTCATCATCGGCGCCTATCCGGTGATCCATCTCGCCCGCGAACGCTCCGCCGCCGGCGTGCTCGGCGGCGAACGATCCGTGGGCGGCACGCGCGGCGCCCGCATGCTCCGCGCGGCATTCGTCGTCGCCGAATTCGCGCTGGCGCTTCCGCTCCTGGCGGCGGCGGCGCTGCTGCTCAACAGCGTCCTGCGCTTGCAGCGCACGAGTCCGGGCTTCGATCCATCGCACGTGCTCACAGTGAACGTGTCGCTGCCGTCCGCCAGATACTCGCCGATCAACGGGTCCGATACCGCGATCTCGTCGTACTGGACGCGTGCATTGAACGACGTCCGCGAGGTGCCGGGCGTCGTTGCCGCCGGGCTGGCCGATCAACTCCCGCTCTCCGGCGGCAATCTCAACGAAAACAATTTCGACCTCGTCGACAAACCAGTACCCGCGGGAACGGCGCAACCGGTAACACCATGGACCGTCGTCACAAAAGACTATTTCGCCGCGCTCGGCGTCCGCTTGTTGGACGGCCGCATGTTCCTGCCGTCCGATACCGGTGGACAGCATCCCGTGCTGCTGGTGAGCCGTTCCTGGGCGAATCGGTATTTTCCGGACGGCACGGCGATCGGTCGGAAGCTCGTCTCGGGCGGGTGCACGTCGTGTCCGCTCGTCACGGTCATTGGCATTGTTAGCGACGTGACATACACGCACCTCGGCGACCCGCCCGAGGGAGTGTACGAGCCGATGACGGAAGGCTGGGGACGCACGCTTGCGCTCGTGGTGCGTACCAGCGGGGATCCGGCCGCGGCGATTCCCGCGATCGGCGCGGCGCTGCGCTCGGTGGAACCGTCGGTGACCGTCGCCGATGCCCTGCCGATGGCGGACCGGTTGTCTGCATCGATCGCCGACCCGCGCCATGCGGCGTCGCTGGTCGCCGGTGTTGCGATCGTGGCGGCGCTGCTCGCGGCGATTGGCGTCTTCGGGACGCTCTCCTACACGGTGAGCATGCGCCGGCGGGAGATCGGCGTGCGGCTTGCGTTAGGCGCGCGGCGCCGCGCCGTGACCGGGATGATCGTCGGCCGCGGCATGGCGCACGCCGGGCTGGGCGCGGCCATCGGCGTGCTCGCCGCGCTCCTCGCCACGCGCTGGCTCAGGTCCAAGCTGTTCGAGGTGAGTCCCACGGACCCGCTGACGTTCGGGCTGGTGATCGTCGTGCTCCTGATGGTGGCCCTCGCCGCGAGCTGGGCGCCGGCCCGCCGCGCCGCGAGGATCGATCTGGCCGAGGCCATCCGAGACGCGTAG
- the aroH gene encoding chorismate mutase → MTGPSARPPDMPAMRSLRALRGATTVDRDSAADLLGAAAELLRALLDRNALGVGDVVSIIFTTTRDLSSADPSRAARELGWDHVPVLCMSEISVPTGLARCVRVLMHVDVPRERARPLPIYLRKAASLRPDLASRA, encoded by the coding sequence GTGACCGGTCCGTCGGCTCGCCCGCCAGACATGCCCGCGATGCGCAGTCTCCGCGCGCTCCGCGGCGCCACCACCGTCGACCGCGACAGCGCCGCGGATCTGCTCGGCGCCGCCGCCGAGCTCCTGCGCGCGCTGCTCGACCGCAACGCCCTCGGCGTCGGCGACGTCGTCAGCATCATTTTCACCACCACCCGGGACCTATCCAGCGCCGATCCGTCCCGGGCCGCCCGCGAGCTCGGCTGGGACCATGTTCCCGTGCTGTGCATGTCCGAGATTTCGGTGCCGACGGGACTCGCCCGATGCGTGCGCGTGCTCATGCACGTGGATGTCCCGCGCGAACGCGCACGGCCGCTCCCCATCTACCTGCGAAAGGCGGCTTCGCTCCGCCCGGACCTCGCGTCCCGGGCCTGA
- a CDS encoding heavy metal translocating P-type ATPase codes for MGAATHPACETVIIPVSGMTCAACSSRVQRALQARPGVEEAAVNLLLGSATITFDPHQATAGDLVDTVRATGYGAELPAEESAHTVHLHSHEAGARRSAWRAGLALAAACVSMVLSMALGGGAMAGSAASVDPFMRWSMAVLTPAVSAAAPWLFAAPKAVLLGVLLALTVAVMGWAGREFYTRAWSAFRHRGADMNTLIAVGTGAAFLYSLAATLAPGFFVAHGVPADVYYEAVTFIIALILLGNAIEARATQRTSAALHALAALQPPRARVVVDGEEHDVPVHEVRSGDILAVRPGERIPVDGLLVAGESAVDESMLTGESMPVDKRPGDAVIGATINGAGAFRYRATALGADSVLSRIVRMVRDAQATRAPIQALADRVSAVFVPVVLEIAVVTFVVWFVALNGAGAGATAAVRAFAAAIAVLVIACPCAMGLAVPTAVMVATGRAAQSGLLIKGGAALQRAGDVRTVVLDKTGTITEGRPAVTDVVPAPGGSWPAAEIVRRAAAVERSSEHPVAGAIVARASASDPLGEAADFRSIPGQGALGSVEGKQVAVGNAALMAAAGIDVAPLAEAAARLTDDGKSLVYVAVDDILAGLIAVADPVRPTSRGAIARLRALGIDVVMLTGDNPRTAHAIARAAGIDRVVAGLLPEGKVAEIERLGRETLGAVAMVGDGVNDAPALARADVGIAIGWGAGTDVAAEASDITLMRGGVEGVVTAIALSRRTMATMRENLGWAFAYNVVGIPIAAGVLYPAFGILLSPVIASAAMAFSSVSVVANSLRLRRARLD; via the coding sequence ATGGGCGCCGCGACACACCCGGCGTGCGAGACCGTCATCATTCCGGTCTCCGGGATGACGTGCGCCGCGTGCTCGAGCCGCGTGCAGCGCGCGCTCCAGGCGCGCCCGGGCGTCGAAGAGGCGGCGGTGAATCTGCTGTTGGGCAGCGCCACGATCACGTTCGATCCGCATCAGGCGACCGCCGGCGACCTGGTGGATACGGTCCGTGCCACCGGCTACGGCGCCGAGCTGCCGGCCGAGGAATCGGCGCACACGGTGCACCTGCACTCGCACGAAGCCGGCGCGCGACGGTCGGCATGGCGCGCCGGGCTCGCGCTCGCCGCCGCGTGTGTCTCGATGGTGCTGTCGATGGCGTTAGGCGGGGGCGCGATGGCCGGTTCCGCCGCATCGGTCGATCCCTTCATGCGCTGGTCGATGGCCGTGCTCACGCCGGCCGTGTCGGCGGCCGCGCCGTGGTTGTTCGCCGCCCCGAAAGCTGTGCTGCTCGGCGTTCTCCTCGCGCTGACGGTCGCCGTCATGGGGTGGGCGGGGCGCGAATTTTACACGCGCGCATGGAGTGCGTTTCGGCATCGCGGCGCCGACATGAACACGCTGATCGCCGTCGGCACCGGGGCGGCGTTCCTCTACTCGCTGGCGGCGACGCTGGCCCCGGGCTTCTTCGTGGCGCACGGCGTGCCGGCCGACGTGTACTACGAGGCGGTGACGTTCATCATCGCGCTGATTCTGTTAGGCAACGCCATCGAGGCGCGCGCCACGCAGCGGACGTCGGCGGCGCTGCACGCGCTGGCCGCGCTGCAGCCGCCACGGGCGCGCGTCGTCGTGGATGGCGAAGAGCACGACGTACCGGTACACGAGGTGCGATCCGGCGACATCCTCGCGGTGCGGCCCGGGGAGCGCATTCCAGTCGACGGACTCCTCGTGGCGGGTGAAAGCGCCGTCGACGAGTCGATGCTGACCGGCGAATCGATGCCGGTCGACAAGCGTCCCGGCGACGCCGTCATCGGCGCGACGATCAACGGGGCCGGCGCGTTCCGGTATCGCGCCACGGCGTTGGGCGCTGACAGCGTGCTGTCGCGCATCGTCCGGATGGTCCGCGACGCGCAGGCAACGCGCGCGCCGATTCAGGCCCTGGCGGATCGGGTGAGCGCGGTGTTCGTCCCGGTCGTGCTCGAGATTGCGGTGGTGACGTTCGTGGTCTGGTTCGTCGCGCTGAATGGCGCTGGCGCCGGCGCGACCGCCGCCGTGCGCGCGTTTGCCGCGGCGATCGCGGTGCTGGTGATTGCGTGTCCGTGCGCGATGGGCCTCGCGGTGCCGACGGCCGTGATGGTGGCGACCGGGCGCGCGGCGCAGTCCGGTCTCCTGATCAAGGGCGGCGCGGCGCTGCAGCGCGCGGGCGATGTGCGCACGGTGGTGCTGGACAAGACCGGCACCATCACCGAGGGCAGGCCTGCAGTGACCGATGTCGTACCGGCACCCGGGGGCTCCTGGCCGGCAGCCGAGATCGTGAGGCGGGCCGCCGCCGTGGAGCGCTCGAGCGAGCACCCGGTGGCCGGCGCGATCGTCGCGCGCGCGTCGGCGTCCGATCCGTTAGGCGAAGCGGCCGACTTCCGTTCGATTCCCGGACAGGGCGCGCTGGGGTCGGTCGAGGGCAAGCAGGTCGCCGTCGGGAACGCCGCGCTCATGGCCGCGGCCGGGATCGACGTGGCGCCGCTCGCCGAGGCGGCCGCGCGCCTTACGGACGACGGGAAGAGCCTGGTGTACGTCGCCGTGGACGACATACTGGCCGGGCTGATCGCCGTCGCCGACCCGGTGCGCCCGACATCGCGCGGCGCCATCGCGCGGCTGCGCGCGTTAGGCATCGACGTCGTCATGCTCACCGGCGACAACCCGCGGACGGCACACGCCATCGCACGCGCGGCCGGAATCGATCGCGTCGTGGCCGGCCTCCTGCCCGAAGGCAAGGTGGCCGAGATCGAGCGGCTCGGGCGCGAGACGCTCGGCGCGGTGGCGATGGTCGGCGATGGCGTCAACGATGCGCCGGCCCTGGCGCGCGCCGACGTGGGCATTGCCATCGGGTGGGGAGCCGGAACCGATGTCGCCGCCGAGGCGAGCGACATCACGCTCATGCGCGGCGGCGTCGAGGGCGTGGTCACCGCGATCGCTCTCTCGCGGCGCACCATGGCGACGATGCGCGAAAACCTCGGTTGGGCATTCGCCTACAATGTCGTCGGCATCCCGATCGCGGCGGGCGTGTTGTACCCGGCGTTCGGGATCCTCCTCAGTCCCGTCATTGCCAGCGCCGCCATGGCATTCAGTTCCGTTAGCGTCGTGGCGAACAGCCTCCGACTCCGGCGCGCTCGGCTCGACTAG
- a CDS encoding PadR family transcriptional regulator, producing the protein MADRADLLQGTLDLLVLKTLVLGPLHGWAISKRLRQLSDDVLEVGQGSLYPALYRLEDRGWIRAEWGTSPEAGGRRAKFYSLTADGRKQFAAERSQWRLFSTAVERVLKAT; encoded by the coding sequence ATGGCTGACCGCGCCGATCTGCTGCAGGGTACTCTCGACCTCCTCGTCCTCAAGACGCTCGTGCTCGGGCCGCTCCATGGCTGGGCCATCTCGAAGCGTCTCCGTCAGCTTTCGGATGACGTGCTCGAGGTCGGGCAGGGGAGTCTCTATCCAGCGCTCTATCGACTCGAGGATCGCGGGTGGATTCGCGCCGAGTGGGGCACGAGTCCGGAAGCGGGCGGTCGACGCGCCAAGTTCTACAGCCTGACGGCGGACGGCCGCAAACAATTCGCTGCCGAACGCTCTCAGTGGCGGCTGTTCTCGACGGCAGTGGAGCGCGTACTCAAGGCGACGTGA
- a CDS encoding methyltransferase domain-containing protein, which yields MTTQLVNAAPDRHGRAVAASVSRIMRLRDGMRGDRNAAHPFVHIDCGDGRVAALVSAGAARLALGADRAPPRRGAVPMVACLVDRLPFPDGAAAYVVLSDVLRCATDPVRLVREALRVARHGVILCDRLVKRRGDRLLLRALDLADGRPTPRYWTERQWWEMAERAGAHVTHWDRVRDVYPAPASWMFGGHLHVVMVLEPAPPAA from the coding sequence ATGACCACCCAACTCGTGAACGCCGCGCCGGACCGGCACGGGCGTGCAGTCGCCGCATCGGTCTCGCGCATCATGCGACTTCGCGACGGCATGCGGGGCGACAGGAACGCCGCGCATCCGTTCGTGCACATCGACTGCGGCGACGGCAGGGTGGCGGCGCTGGTGTCGGCGGGCGCCGCGCGCCTTGCGTTGGGCGCGGATCGGGCCCCGCCGCGCCGCGGCGCCGTTCCGATGGTGGCGTGCCTGGTCGATCGATTGCCCTTCCCCGACGGCGCGGCCGCGTACGTCGTGCTCTCCGACGTGCTGCGCTGCGCGACCGATCCCGTGCGGCTGGTGCGCGAGGCGCTGCGCGTCGCGCGCCACGGCGTGATCCTGTGCGACCGGCTGGTGAAGCGTCGCGGCGACCGGCTGCTCCTGCGCGCGTTAGACCTGGCCGACGGCCGGCCGACGCCTCGGTACTGGACCGAGCGGCAGTGGTGGGAGATGGCAGAACGCGCGGGTGCGCACGTGACGCATTGGGATCGGGTGCGCGACGTCTATCCGGCGCCGGCCTCGTGGATGTTCGGAGGCCACTTGCACGTCGTGATGGTGCTTGAGCCGGCGCCCCCAGCTGCCTAA
- a CDS encoding metal-sensitive transcriptional regulator, whose translation MPKTARHVEPDLKARNLTRLRRIEGQVRGLQRMVEQDRYCADIMTQISSVQEALRAVGKELMRNHLKHCATQAIRAGNSEANAMYDELIDLIYARTR comes from the coding sequence ATGCCCAAGACCGCGCGACACGTCGAACCGGATCTGAAAGCGCGCAACCTGACTCGACTGCGCCGGATCGAAGGCCAGGTCCGGGGGCTGCAGCGCATGGTCGAGCAGGATCGCTACTGCGCGGACATCATGACGCAGATCTCGTCGGTGCAAGAGGCGTTGCGCGCGGTCGGAAAGGAACTCATGCGCAACCACCTCAAGCATTGTGCGACTCAGGCGATCCGCGCCGGCAACAGCGAAGCGAACGCGATGTACGACGAACTGATCGACCTGATTTACGCTCGCACGCGATAA